One Mastacembelus armatus chromosome 10, fMasArm1.2, whole genome shotgun sequence DNA window includes the following coding sequences:
- the arhgef37 gene encoding rho guanine nucleotide exchange factor 37 isoform X1, whose translation MQQRLCSRFLLRAAREGRPTSGAAESGTEVPRRPELDSFTLALPKPALSALGAVQKVSKKDPIKEKEGTTVKDECEEETLNREDESDPSVLASTMDSKLSPQDSFSEDSLVSEERSAQEAEEARRKSEEEEAAAKERAAQRQRLATEELVQSERNYLRLLQVSTVTIRSNLQKLQPPPPNLDNMFLYIEEVIDVSSRLLSLLEQKQVRPGDPLFLETLCNSFLSLSSDIEAAYKEYLANYNQVTLLENSYKQKEALWNEIVKAVKASAWVHYFISHTRPEVNATSLSFFLVMPVQRIARYPLLLQTIQKHTDRGHPAYALLEETVHTSIALNSHINEYKRFREVADKYKKTETLTIKDKINRLNTHSIAKKTLRLRQQIKHETGIVPKLVDEEFDALEGFFYVLEHGILELLENVETYLHHLQGFLACKTEEFDLDMDGEKAPVCYKEITTALRQWILPTFEKRMRTLIHKPLCALRDLLVGPRNLIRKRLDKLLDYEVIEAKSNLSYEEQAVVNAYRTINTLLLNELPQFNGLALQMIWSMLGTFSCLHKDLASDMEQLFQSFAQQLPHSSLDPGAFWEWADSAVLERARSLETVCQGVEETLNAPYIQPLSPSSQRRLKQLTDKHGSGKIYQVVGAVVGSRDLDLSLAKGELVAIISEADTRGDKRRWLVDAGGRRGYAPSSKLIRYHQPAEEPPPSPHLMLPESVTGMRRHSYTPESRPLTVTSQPFFQVLAVYDFMARGNHEVSVRAGEPVSVLESHDKRGNPEWSLVQVRSGKRGYVPSNYLTVMPLGLGPPGSHQSYW comes from the exons ATGCAGCAGCGTCTCTGCAGCAGATTTCTGCTTCGAGCGGCGAGAGAGGGGAGGCCGACATCCGGTGCAGCCGAGTCAGGGACTGAG GTGCCCAGGAGGCCTGAGCTGGACTCTTTCACGCTGGCTCTCCCTAAACCTGCTCTGTCTGCCCTTGGAGCGGTACAGAAGGTCTCCAAGAAAGACCCAATCAAAGAAAAGGAGGGAACCACAGTGAAAGATGAATGTGAAGAAGAGACGTTGAATAGAGAGGACGAGTCAGATCCATCTGTGTTGGCTTCCACCATGGACTCAAAACTGTCCCCCCAGGACAGTTTCTCTGAGGACAGCTTGGTGTCAGAGGAGAGGTCAGCACAGGAGGCTGAAGAGGCCAGAAGGAAatctgaagaggaggaagcagcagcTAAAGAGAGAGCAGCCCAGAGACAGCGGCTGGCCACAGAGGAGCTGGTCCAGTCTGAGAGGAATTACCTGCGACTGCTGCAAGTCAGTACAGTTACCATCAGGAGCAACCTGCAGAAACTACAG CCTCCTCCACCCAACCTGGACAACATGTTTCTCTACATCGAGGAGGTGATCGACGTGTCCAGTCGACTCCTCAGCTTGTTGGAGCAGAAGCAGGTTCGGCCTGGAGACCCTCTCTTCCTGGAGACCCTGT GTAATTCATTCCTCAGCCTGTCCTCAGACATTGAGGCAGCCTATAAGGAATACCTAGCCAATTATAACCAAGTTACGTTGCTGGAGAACAGCTACAAACAGAAGGAAGCGCTCTGGAATGAGATTGTCAAAGCTGTCAAGGCCTCAGCGTGggttcattattttatttcacacaccAG GCCGGAAGTAAACGCCACCTCTCTGAGTTTCTTCCTGGTGATGCCGGTGCAGAGAATCGCCCGCTACCCCCTCCTGCTGCAGACCATCCAGAAACACACCGACCGAGGCCACCCAGCTTATGCCCTCCTGGAGGAGACGGTTCACACCTCCATCGCCCTGAACTCTCACATCAATGAGTACAAACGCTTCAGAGAAGTCG CTGACAAATACaagaagacagaaacactgaccaTCAAGGACAAGATCAACCGCCTGAACACCCACAGCATCGCGAAGAAGACATTGAGACTCAGACAGCAAATCAAGCACGAGACTGGGATAGTGCCTAAG CTGGTTGATGAGGAATTTGATGCCCTGGAAGGTTTTTTTTACGTTCTGGAGCACGGGATCCTGGAGCTGCTTGAGAACGTGGAGACATACCTGCATCACCTACAG GGCTTCCTGGCCTGCAAAACAGAGGAGTTTGACTTGGACATGGATGGAGAGAAGGCGCCAGTCTGTTACAAGGAGATCACTACTGCACTGAGACAGTGGATTCTTCCTACATTT GAAAAGAGGATGCGGACACTGATCCACAAGCCGCTGTGTGCGCTCCGTGATCTCCTAGTGGGCCCAAGAAACCTGATTAGGAAGAGACTGGACAAGCTGCTGGACTATGAAGTGATAGAAGCCAAATCCAATCTGAGCTATGAAGAGCAGGCGGTGGTGAACGCGTACAG GACAATCAACACGTTGCTCCTGAATGAGCTTCCTCAGTTTAATGGTTTGGCGCTCCAGATGATCTGGAGCATGTTGGGGACTTTTAGCTGTCTGCATAAAGACCTGGCCTCGGACATGGAGCAGCTGTTCCAGAGCTTTGCACAACAG CTGCCTCACAGCTCTCTAGACCCCGGTGCATTCTGGGAGTGGGCAGACTCTGCAGTGTTAGAAAGGGCGAGGAGTCTGGAGACTGTGTGTCAAGGTGTGGAGGAGACGCTGAATGCACCTTACATCCAG CCTCTGAGCCCGTCCTCTCAGCGACGACTGAAGCAGCTCACAGATAAACACGGTTCTGGAAAGATCTACCAGGTGGTGGGGGCCGTCGTCGGCAGCCGAGACCTGGACCTGAGCCTGGCCAAAGGGGAGCTGGTGGCCATCATCAGTGAGGCCGACACCCGCGGAGACAAAAGGAGATGGCTGGTTGATGCAGGAG GGAGACGAGGGTATGCTCCTTCCTCCAAGCTGATTCGCTATCATCAGCCAGCAGAGGAACCGCCCCCTTCGCCACACCTGATGCTACCAGAAAGTGTGACGGGAATGAGAAGGCACTCGTATACACCGGAGAGCCGGCCGCTGACCGTCACGAGCCAGCCTTTCTTCCAG GTGCTGGCAGTGTACGACTTCATGGCGAGAGGAAACCATGAAGTTTCCGTGCGGGCTGGCGAGCCGGTTAGTGTCCTGGAGTCCCACGACAAGAGAGGGAACCCTGAATGGAGCCTGGTACAGGTGAGAAGTGGGAAGAGGGGCTACGTACCCTCCAACTACCTCACAGTGATGCCACTGGGGCTGGGACCACCAGGAAGCCACCAGAGCTACTGGTag
- the arhgef37 gene encoding rho guanine nucleotide exchange factor 37 isoform X2, with translation MQQRLCSRFLLRAAREGRPTSGAAESGTEVPRRPELDSFTLALPKPALSALGAVQKVSKKDPIKEKEGTTVKDECEEETLNREDESDPSVLASTMDSKLSPQDSFSEDSLVSEERSAQEAEEARRKSEEEEAAAKERAAQRQRLATEELVQSERNYLRLLQVSTVTIRSNLQKLQPPPPNLDNMFLYIEEVIDVSSRLLSLLEQKQVRPGDPLFLETLCNSFLSLSSDIEAAYKEYLANYNQVTLLENSYKQKEALWNEIVKAVKASAPEVNATSLSFFLVMPVQRIARYPLLLQTIQKHTDRGHPAYALLEETVHTSIALNSHINEYKRFREVADKYKKTETLTIKDKINRLNTHSIAKKTLRLRQQIKHETGIVPKLVDEEFDALEGFFYVLEHGILELLENVETYLHHLQGFLACKTEEFDLDMDGEKAPVCYKEITTALRQWILPTFEKRMRTLIHKPLCALRDLLVGPRNLIRKRLDKLLDYEVIEAKSNLSYEEQAVVNAYRTINTLLLNELPQFNGLALQMIWSMLGTFSCLHKDLASDMEQLFQSFAQQLPHSSLDPGAFWEWADSAVLERARSLETVCQGVEETLNAPYIQPLSPSSQRRLKQLTDKHGSGKIYQVVGAVVGSRDLDLSLAKGELVAIISEADTRGDKRRWLVDAGGRRGYAPSSKLIRYHQPAEEPPPSPHLMLPESVTGMRRHSYTPESRPLTVTSQPFFQVLAVYDFMARGNHEVSVRAGEPVSVLESHDKRGNPEWSLVQVRSGKRGYVPSNYLTVMPLGLGPPGSHQSYW, from the exons ATGCAGCAGCGTCTCTGCAGCAGATTTCTGCTTCGAGCGGCGAGAGAGGGGAGGCCGACATCCGGTGCAGCCGAGTCAGGGACTGAG GTGCCCAGGAGGCCTGAGCTGGACTCTTTCACGCTGGCTCTCCCTAAACCTGCTCTGTCTGCCCTTGGAGCGGTACAGAAGGTCTCCAAGAAAGACCCAATCAAAGAAAAGGAGGGAACCACAGTGAAAGATGAATGTGAAGAAGAGACGTTGAATAGAGAGGACGAGTCAGATCCATCTGTGTTGGCTTCCACCATGGACTCAAAACTGTCCCCCCAGGACAGTTTCTCTGAGGACAGCTTGGTGTCAGAGGAGAGGTCAGCACAGGAGGCTGAAGAGGCCAGAAGGAAatctgaagaggaggaagcagcagcTAAAGAGAGAGCAGCCCAGAGACAGCGGCTGGCCACAGAGGAGCTGGTCCAGTCTGAGAGGAATTACCTGCGACTGCTGCAAGTCAGTACAGTTACCATCAGGAGCAACCTGCAGAAACTACAG CCTCCTCCACCCAACCTGGACAACATGTTTCTCTACATCGAGGAGGTGATCGACGTGTCCAGTCGACTCCTCAGCTTGTTGGAGCAGAAGCAGGTTCGGCCTGGAGACCCTCTCTTCCTGGAGACCCTGT GTAATTCATTCCTCAGCCTGTCCTCAGACATTGAGGCAGCCTATAAGGAATACCTAGCCAATTATAACCAAGTTACGTTGCTGGAGAACAGCTACAAACAGAAGGAAGCGCTCTGGAATGAGATTGTCAAAGCTGTCAAGGCCTCAGC GCCGGAAGTAAACGCCACCTCTCTGAGTTTCTTCCTGGTGATGCCGGTGCAGAGAATCGCCCGCTACCCCCTCCTGCTGCAGACCATCCAGAAACACACCGACCGAGGCCACCCAGCTTATGCCCTCCTGGAGGAGACGGTTCACACCTCCATCGCCCTGAACTCTCACATCAATGAGTACAAACGCTTCAGAGAAGTCG CTGACAAATACaagaagacagaaacactgaccaTCAAGGACAAGATCAACCGCCTGAACACCCACAGCATCGCGAAGAAGACATTGAGACTCAGACAGCAAATCAAGCACGAGACTGGGATAGTGCCTAAG CTGGTTGATGAGGAATTTGATGCCCTGGAAGGTTTTTTTTACGTTCTGGAGCACGGGATCCTGGAGCTGCTTGAGAACGTGGAGACATACCTGCATCACCTACAG GGCTTCCTGGCCTGCAAAACAGAGGAGTTTGACTTGGACATGGATGGAGAGAAGGCGCCAGTCTGTTACAAGGAGATCACTACTGCACTGAGACAGTGGATTCTTCCTACATTT GAAAAGAGGATGCGGACACTGATCCACAAGCCGCTGTGTGCGCTCCGTGATCTCCTAGTGGGCCCAAGAAACCTGATTAGGAAGAGACTGGACAAGCTGCTGGACTATGAAGTGATAGAAGCCAAATCCAATCTGAGCTATGAAGAGCAGGCGGTGGTGAACGCGTACAG GACAATCAACACGTTGCTCCTGAATGAGCTTCCTCAGTTTAATGGTTTGGCGCTCCAGATGATCTGGAGCATGTTGGGGACTTTTAGCTGTCTGCATAAAGACCTGGCCTCGGACATGGAGCAGCTGTTCCAGAGCTTTGCACAACAG CTGCCTCACAGCTCTCTAGACCCCGGTGCATTCTGGGAGTGGGCAGACTCTGCAGTGTTAGAAAGGGCGAGGAGTCTGGAGACTGTGTGTCAAGGTGTGGAGGAGACGCTGAATGCACCTTACATCCAG CCTCTGAGCCCGTCCTCTCAGCGACGACTGAAGCAGCTCACAGATAAACACGGTTCTGGAAAGATCTACCAGGTGGTGGGGGCCGTCGTCGGCAGCCGAGACCTGGACCTGAGCCTGGCCAAAGGGGAGCTGGTGGCCATCATCAGTGAGGCCGACACCCGCGGAGACAAAAGGAGATGGCTGGTTGATGCAGGAG GGAGACGAGGGTATGCTCCTTCCTCCAAGCTGATTCGCTATCATCAGCCAGCAGAGGAACCGCCCCCTTCGCCACACCTGATGCTACCAGAAAGTGTGACGGGAATGAGAAGGCACTCGTATACACCGGAGAGCCGGCCGCTGACCGTCACGAGCCAGCCTTTCTTCCAG GTGCTGGCAGTGTACGACTTCATGGCGAGAGGAAACCATGAAGTTTCCGTGCGGGCTGGCGAGCCGGTTAGTGTCCTGGAGTCCCACGACAAGAGAGGGAACCCTGAATGGAGCCTGGTACAGGTGAGAAGTGGGAAGAGGGGCTACGTACCCTCCAACTACCTCACAGTGATGCCACTGGGGCTGGGACCACCAGGAAGCCACCAGAGCTACTGGTag
- the arhgef37 gene encoding rho guanine nucleotide exchange factor 37 isoform X4 → MMQVPRRPELDSFTLALPKPALSALGAVQKVSKKDPIKEKEGTTVKDECEEETLNREDESDPSVLASTMDSKLSPQDSFSEDSLVSEERSAQEAEEARRKSEEEEAAAKERAAQRQRLATEELVQSERNYLRLLQVSTVTIRSNLQKLQPPPPNLDNMFLYIEEVIDVSSRLLSLLEQKQVRPGDPLFLETLCNSFLSLSSDIEAAYKEYLANYNQVTLLENSYKQKEALWNEIVKAVKASAPEVNATSLSFFLVMPVQRIARYPLLLQTIQKHTDRGHPAYALLEETVHTSIALNSHINEYKRFREVADKYKKTETLTIKDKINRLNTHSIAKKTLRLRQQIKHETGIVPKLVDEEFDALEGFFYVLEHGILELLENVETYLHHLQGFLACKTEEFDLDMDGEKAPVCYKEITTALRQWILPTFEKRMRTLIHKPLCALRDLLVGPRNLIRKRLDKLLDYEVIEAKSNLSYEEQAVVNAYRTINTLLLNELPQFNGLALQMIWSMLGTFSCLHKDLASDMEQLFQSFAQQLPHSSLDPGAFWEWADSAVLERARSLETVCQGVEETLNAPYIQPLSPSSQRRLKQLTDKHGSGKIYQVVGAVVGSRDLDLSLAKGELVAIISEADTRGDKRRWLVDAGGRRGYAPSSKLIRYHQPAEEPPPSPHLMLPESVTGMRRHSYTPESRPLTVTSQPFFQVLAVYDFMARGNHEVSVRAGEPVSVLESHDKRGNPEWSLVQVRSGKRGYVPSNYLTVMPLGLGPPGSHQSYW, encoded by the exons ATGATGCAGGTGCCCAGGAGGCCTGAGCTGGACTCTTTCACGCTGGCTCTCCCTAAACCTGCTCTGTCTGCCCTTGGAGCGGTACAGAAGGTCTCCAAGAAAGACCCAATCAAAGAAAAGGAGGGAACCACAGTGAAAGATGAATGTGAAGAAGAGACGTTGAATAGAGAGGACGAGTCAGATCCATCTGTGTTGGCTTCCACCATGGACTCAAAACTGTCCCCCCAGGACAGTTTCTCTGAGGACAGCTTGGTGTCAGAGGAGAGGTCAGCACAGGAGGCTGAAGAGGCCAGAAGGAAatctgaagaggaggaagcagcagcTAAAGAGAGAGCAGCCCAGAGACAGCGGCTGGCCACAGAGGAGCTGGTCCAGTCTGAGAGGAATTACCTGCGACTGCTGCAAGTCAGTACAGTTACCATCAGGAGCAACCTGCAGAAACTACAG CCTCCTCCACCCAACCTGGACAACATGTTTCTCTACATCGAGGAGGTGATCGACGTGTCCAGTCGACTCCTCAGCTTGTTGGAGCAGAAGCAGGTTCGGCCTGGAGACCCTCTCTTCCTGGAGACCCTGT GTAATTCATTCCTCAGCCTGTCCTCAGACATTGAGGCAGCCTATAAGGAATACCTAGCCAATTATAACCAAGTTACGTTGCTGGAGAACAGCTACAAACAGAAGGAAGCGCTCTGGAATGAGATTGTCAAAGCTGTCAAGGCCTCAGC GCCGGAAGTAAACGCCACCTCTCTGAGTTTCTTCCTGGTGATGCCGGTGCAGAGAATCGCCCGCTACCCCCTCCTGCTGCAGACCATCCAGAAACACACCGACCGAGGCCACCCAGCTTATGCCCTCCTGGAGGAGACGGTTCACACCTCCATCGCCCTGAACTCTCACATCAATGAGTACAAACGCTTCAGAGAAGTCG CTGACAAATACaagaagacagaaacactgaccaTCAAGGACAAGATCAACCGCCTGAACACCCACAGCATCGCGAAGAAGACATTGAGACTCAGACAGCAAATCAAGCACGAGACTGGGATAGTGCCTAAG CTGGTTGATGAGGAATTTGATGCCCTGGAAGGTTTTTTTTACGTTCTGGAGCACGGGATCCTGGAGCTGCTTGAGAACGTGGAGACATACCTGCATCACCTACAG GGCTTCCTGGCCTGCAAAACAGAGGAGTTTGACTTGGACATGGATGGAGAGAAGGCGCCAGTCTGTTACAAGGAGATCACTACTGCACTGAGACAGTGGATTCTTCCTACATTT GAAAAGAGGATGCGGACACTGATCCACAAGCCGCTGTGTGCGCTCCGTGATCTCCTAGTGGGCCCAAGAAACCTGATTAGGAAGAGACTGGACAAGCTGCTGGACTATGAAGTGATAGAAGCCAAATCCAATCTGAGCTATGAAGAGCAGGCGGTGGTGAACGCGTACAG GACAATCAACACGTTGCTCCTGAATGAGCTTCCTCAGTTTAATGGTTTGGCGCTCCAGATGATCTGGAGCATGTTGGGGACTTTTAGCTGTCTGCATAAAGACCTGGCCTCGGACATGGAGCAGCTGTTCCAGAGCTTTGCACAACAG CTGCCTCACAGCTCTCTAGACCCCGGTGCATTCTGGGAGTGGGCAGACTCTGCAGTGTTAGAAAGGGCGAGGAGTCTGGAGACTGTGTGTCAAGGTGTGGAGGAGACGCTGAATGCACCTTACATCCAG CCTCTGAGCCCGTCCTCTCAGCGACGACTGAAGCAGCTCACAGATAAACACGGTTCTGGAAAGATCTACCAGGTGGTGGGGGCCGTCGTCGGCAGCCGAGACCTGGACCTGAGCCTGGCCAAAGGGGAGCTGGTGGCCATCATCAGTGAGGCCGACACCCGCGGAGACAAAAGGAGATGGCTGGTTGATGCAGGAG GGAGACGAGGGTATGCTCCTTCCTCCAAGCTGATTCGCTATCATCAGCCAGCAGAGGAACCGCCCCCTTCGCCACACCTGATGCTACCAGAAAGTGTGACGGGAATGAGAAGGCACTCGTATACACCGGAGAGCCGGCCGCTGACCGTCACGAGCCAGCCTTTCTTCCAG GTGCTGGCAGTGTACGACTTCATGGCGAGAGGAAACCATGAAGTTTCCGTGCGGGCTGGCGAGCCGGTTAGTGTCCTGGAGTCCCACGACAAGAGAGGGAACCCTGAATGGAGCCTGGTACAGGTGAGAAGTGGGAAGAGGGGCTACGTACCCTCCAACTACCTCACAGTGATGCCACTGGGGCTGGGACCACCAGGAAGCCACCAGAGCTACTGGTag
- the arhgef37 gene encoding rho guanine nucleotide exchange factor 37 isoform X3: MMQVPRRPELDSFTLALPKPALSALGAVQKVSKKDPIKEKEGTTVKDECEEETLNREDESDPSVLASTMDSKLSPQDSFSEDSLVSEERSAQEAEEARRKSEEEEAAAKERAAQRQRLATEELVQSERNYLRLLQVSTVTIRSNLQKLQPPPPNLDNMFLYIEEVIDVSSRLLSLLEQKQVRPGDPLFLETLCNSFLSLSSDIEAAYKEYLANYNQVTLLENSYKQKEALWNEIVKAVKASAWVHYFISHTRPEVNATSLSFFLVMPVQRIARYPLLLQTIQKHTDRGHPAYALLEETVHTSIALNSHINEYKRFREVADKYKKTETLTIKDKINRLNTHSIAKKTLRLRQQIKHETGIVPKLVDEEFDALEGFFYVLEHGILELLENVETYLHHLQGFLACKTEEFDLDMDGEKAPVCYKEITTALRQWILPTFEKRMRTLIHKPLCALRDLLVGPRNLIRKRLDKLLDYEVIEAKSNLSYEEQAVVNAYRTINTLLLNELPQFNGLALQMIWSMLGTFSCLHKDLASDMEQLFQSFAQQLPHSSLDPGAFWEWADSAVLERARSLETVCQGVEETLNAPYIQPLSPSSQRRLKQLTDKHGSGKIYQVVGAVVGSRDLDLSLAKGELVAIISEADTRGDKRRWLVDAGGRRGYAPSSKLIRYHQPAEEPPPSPHLMLPESVTGMRRHSYTPESRPLTVTSQPFFQVLAVYDFMARGNHEVSVRAGEPVSVLESHDKRGNPEWSLVQVRSGKRGYVPSNYLTVMPLGLGPPGSHQSYW; this comes from the exons ATGATGCAGGTGCCCAGGAGGCCTGAGCTGGACTCTTTCACGCTGGCTCTCCCTAAACCTGCTCTGTCTGCCCTTGGAGCGGTACAGAAGGTCTCCAAGAAAGACCCAATCAAAGAAAAGGAGGGAACCACAGTGAAAGATGAATGTGAAGAAGAGACGTTGAATAGAGAGGACGAGTCAGATCCATCTGTGTTGGCTTCCACCATGGACTCAAAACTGTCCCCCCAGGACAGTTTCTCTGAGGACAGCTTGGTGTCAGAGGAGAGGTCAGCACAGGAGGCTGAAGAGGCCAGAAGGAAatctgaagaggaggaagcagcagcTAAAGAGAGAGCAGCCCAGAGACAGCGGCTGGCCACAGAGGAGCTGGTCCAGTCTGAGAGGAATTACCTGCGACTGCTGCAAGTCAGTACAGTTACCATCAGGAGCAACCTGCAGAAACTACAG CCTCCTCCACCCAACCTGGACAACATGTTTCTCTACATCGAGGAGGTGATCGACGTGTCCAGTCGACTCCTCAGCTTGTTGGAGCAGAAGCAGGTTCGGCCTGGAGACCCTCTCTTCCTGGAGACCCTGT GTAATTCATTCCTCAGCCTGTCCTCAGACATTGAGGCAGCCTATAAGGAATACCTAGCCAATTATAACCAAGTTACGTTGCTGGAGAACAGCTACAAACAGAAGGAAGCGCTCTGGAATGAGATTGTCAAAGCTGTCAAGGCCTCAGCGTGggttcattattttatttcacacaccAG GCCGGAAGTAAACGCCACCTCTCTGAGTTTCTTCCTGGTGATGCCGGTGCAGAGAATCGCCCGCTACCCCCTCCTGCTGCAGACCATCCAGAAACACACCGACCGAGGCCACCCAGCTTATGCCCTCCTGGAGGAGACGGTTCACACCTCCATCGCCCTGAACTCTCACATCAATGAGTACAAACGCTTCAGAGAAGTCG CTGACAAATACaagaagacagaaacactgaccaTCAAGGACAAGATCAACCGCCTGAACACCCACAGCATCGCGAAGAAGACATTGAGACTCAGACAGCAAATCAAGCACGAGACTGGGATAGTGCCTAAG CTGGTTGATGAGGAATTTGATGCCCTGGAAGGTTTTTTTTACGTTCTGGAGCACGGGATCCTGGAGCTGCTTGAGAACGTGGAGACATACCTGCATCACCTACAG GGCTTCCTGGCCTGCAAAACAGAGGAGTTTGACTTGGACATGGATGGAGAGAAGGCGCCAGTCTGTTACAAGGAGATCACTACTGCACTGAGACAGTGGATTCTTCCTACATTT GAAAAGAGGATGCGGACACTGATCCACAAGCCGCTGTGTGCGCTCCGTGATCTCCTAGTGGGCCCAAGAAACCTGATTAGGAAGAGACTGGACAAGCTGCTGGACTATGAAGTGATAGAAGCCAAATCCAATCTGAGCTATGAAGAGCAGGCGGTGGTGAACGCGTACAG GACAATCAACACGTTGCTCCTGAATGAGCTTCCTCAGTTTAATGGTTTGGCGCTCCAGATGATCTGGAGCATGTTGGGGACTTTTAGCTGTCTGCATAAAGACCTGGCCTCGGACATGGAGCAGCTGTTCCAGAGCTTTGCACAACAG CTGCCTCACAGCTCTCTAGACCCCGGTGCATTCTGGGAGTGGGCAGACTCTGCAGTGTTAGAAAGGGCGAGGAGTCTGGAGACTGTGTGTCAAGGTGTGGAGGAGACGCTGAATGCACCTTACATCCAG CCTCTGAGCCCGTCCTCTCAGCGACGACTGAAGCAGCTCACAGATAAACACGGTTCTGGAAAGATCTACCAGGTGGTGGGGGCCGTCGTCGGCAGCCGAGACCTGGACCTGAGCCTGGCCAAAGGGGAGCTGGTGGCCATCATCAGTGAGGCCGACACCCGCGGAGACAAAAGGAGATGGCTGGTTGATGCAGGAG GGAGACGAGGGTATGCTCCTTCCTCCAAGCTGATTCGCTATCATCAGCCAGCAGAGGAACCGCCCCCTTCGCCACACCTGATGCTACCAGAAAGTGTGACGGGAATGAGAAGGCACTCGTATACACCGGAGAGCCGGCCGCTGACCGTCACGAGCCAGCCTTTCTTCCAG GTGCTGGCAGTGTACGACTTCATGGCGAGAGGAAACCATGAAGTTTCCGTGCGGGCTGGCGAGCCGGTTAGTGTCCTGGAGTCCCACGACAAGAGAGGGAACCCTGAATGGAGCCTGGTACAGGTGAGAAGTGGGAAGAGGGGCTACGTACCCTCCAACTACCTCACAGTGATGCCACTGGGGCTGGGACCACCAGGAAGCCACCAGAGCTACTGGTag